The genomic interval CCTGATCGGGGTCGGGTATGCCATCGGGTGGCGCTGGCACGGCAGCTTCATGGCGGCGCTGGGGGCGGTGGGGCTGCTGCTCCTGCTGAGGTTCGCGATGCTGTGGATCGGCATCCATCTTGCGCTGGTGGCGGGCAAACCGGAGCTGGTGCAGGCGGTTCAGATCCTGGTCTGGCCGGTCGGTTTCCTCTCCAACGCCATCGCGATTCCGCAGAGCATGCCGGACTGGCTCGGCGCGATCGTCGAGTGGAACCCGATGTCGGCGACGGCGACGGCGGTGCGTGACCTCTTCGGCAACCCGGGTGCGGCGGGCGGATCGTGGGCGGCGGACCACGCGGAGCTGCTGGCGGTGGTGTGGCCCGTGGCGCTGGTCGCGGTGTTCTTCCCGCTGGCGGTACGGCGGTTCGGGCGGCTGAGCCACTGAAATCGGTCGGCTGAGTCGCTGAAATCGTCGGCTGAGAAGGGGAACCCGGAAGCGGTCTGCGGTGTACCAGAAGGAGAAGTGGTCCGCCGCGGACCGCTGGACCGGGGGGCTTCGATGCGTAAGCCGTTCACGACAGTCGGGGTGCCGACCGGCGCCGTCCTCGTTGCGTTGGTGGTGCTGGCGCTGCTGCTTTCCACACGGTGGGGCCGGCGGCGGACGGGAGCGGCTTCGCGCTGCTCGCGGATTGACGGAGAGCCTGGGGCGCGGCTCGCTGTCCTCGCGTTCCTCAGCGCCCCGATGAAGCGGCACGCGTTACTCCTTGGTAATGACGACCGCTGTGCCGTACGCGCACACCTCGGTGCCCACGTCTGCGGCTTCCGTCACATCGAAGCGGAACATCAGCACCGGGTTGGCGCCGCGCGCCCCCGCTTGCTCGACGAGCCGCTCCATCGCCTGGTTGCGGGTCTCCACCAGCGTCTTGGTGAGCCCCTTGAGCTCGCCGCCGATCTGACTTCCCAGGTCGTGACCACCAGTACGTCGGAATGCCCGCTCTGCCCGCCGCCGTAATCCTCGATGCCCATACGCATCCACCTCCTGACGGACAGCTTTGCCCCAGTACGTGCACCGCGCATCCACTGGGAAGCCACTGGAACCAGGAGAGTCCCGGTGGCGTTGATAGCTTTGGGCAGCACACCCGCAGACGATCGATCCCACCCTGGAGCCCGGTACCCGTGAATACGCTTGCGCTCGGACCGTCCTGGCTGGATCCCGACTATCTGCTGGAGCAGTTCGGCCTGATCGGCCTCCTGGTCATCGTCTTCGCCGAGTCCGGGCTGCTCATCGGCTTCTTCCTGCCGGGCGACTCGCTGCTGTTCACCACCGGCCTGCTCGTGACCACGGGCGCACTGGACACCCCGCTGTGGCTCGTCTGCACGCTGGTCGTTCTCGCGGCGATCATCGGTGACCAGGTCGGCTATCTCTTCGGCCGCAAGGTCGGGCCTGCCCTCTTCAAGCGTCCGGACTCCAGGCTCTTCAAGCAGGAGAACGTCGAGAAGGCCCACGACTTCTTCGAGAAGTACGGGCCGAAGTCGCTGGTCCTGGCCCGCTTCGTGCCGATCGTCCGCACCTTCACGCCGATCATCGCCGGCGTCAGCAGGATGAACTACCGCTCGTTCATCACGTTCAACATCATCGGCGGCGTGCTCTGGGGCGCCGGCGTCACGCTCCTCGGCGCCTCGCTCGGCAAGATCGACTTCGTCCACAAGAACATCGAAGCGATCCTCATCCTGATCGTGCTGATCTCGGTGGTCCCGATCGCCATCGAGTACCTGCGCGCCCGCAGCAGGTCCAAGAAGGCGGCCGCCGCCGAGGGCCCGTCCGACGGCACGCCCCCGTCCCAGCGCGGCCGCCACGCCAAGCGCTGACCCACGCCAGGCACTCGCCCGGGCCGGACAGGACAGGTTAGAAGCCGCGCGTCCGCTTCGCCGCGCGGCGGCTCGCCCCACGGCCTGCTCCCGGCATCTTGAGGAACAGCCGGGAGATCTCGCCACCGAGGTTCACCCCGATGGCGATCGCCAGTGACAGGGCCGCCGCCTTCGACAGCGAGGCGAGCCCCGAGTTCAGATCGTTCTGCGCGATGCCGAGCAGACCGAAGTACGTCGCCGAACCGGGCAGCAGCGGGCCGATCGCCGCCGTGACGTACGGCAGCGCCGAGGCGTACTGGTAGCGCGAGAACAGCTGCCCGAAGAGACCCACCAGACCGGCCGCGACAGCCGTCGAAGCCACCTGCGAGATCTCGCCGATGTCATGCATCGCGCCGTAGACGATCCAGGCCACCGCGCCGTTCAGCGTCACCATCAGCACGGTGTTCCGTTCCTGCTGGAGCAGGATCGCGAAGGAGAAACAGAGCAGCATCGAGGCCAGGATCTGGGTCACCGGACGCGTGGAGCTCTCCAGCGCCGTCGCCGCCTGGAGCTCGGCGCCCAGCTGCACACCCAGATAGAGCACCATCAGCACGCCGATGACGATCGCGATGAAGAAGTACATGACTTCGAGCAGGCGCGCGGACGCGGTGATGTAGTAACCGGTCAGCCCGTCCTGCACGCCCGCAACGAGCGCCCGCCCGGGCAGCAGCGCGAAGAGAC from Streptomyces spiramyceticus carries:
- a CDS encoding ABC transporter permease, with translation MSAAWAVTDSWTMTRRELAHWGRQPVQVVVGLVFPVMLLLMFGFLIGGGKGVTGEYVEFLVPGVLALTMAFGLEATMLAVTQDLGKGVIDRFRSMPMATSAVLVGRCVADMLQSAVSLLALIGVGYAIGWRWHGSFMAALGAVGLLLLLRFAMLWIGIHLALVAGKPELVQAVQILVWPVGFLSNAIAIPQSMPDWLGAIVEWNPMSATATAVRDLFGNPGAAGGSWAADHAELLAVVWPVALVAVFFPLAVRRFGRLSH
- a CDS encoding DedA family protein, which encodes MNTLALGPSWLDPDYLLEQFGLIGLLVIVFAESGLLIGFFLPGDSLLFTTGLLVTTGALDTPLWLVCTLVVLAAIIGDQVGYLFGRKVGPALFKRPDSRLFKQENVEKAHDFFEKYGPKSLVLARFVPIVRTFTPIIAGVSRMNYRSFITFNIIGGVLWGAGVTLLGASLGKIDFVHKNIEAILILIVLISVVPIAIEYLRARSRSKKAAAAEGPSDGTPPSQRGRHAKR